A genomic segment from Roseibium algicola encodes:
- a CDS encoding vitamin B12-dependent ribonucleotide reductase, producing MRIERRYTKEGQSPYASVEFRNATSEIRNPDGSIVFRLENIQVPTQFSQVASDILAQKYFRKAGVPAKLKAVEENTVPSWLWRHEADEAALADLPEDERYGSEIDGRQVFDRLAGTWTYWGWKGGYFDKESDAQAFYDELRYMLATQKVAPNSPQWFNTGLHWAYGIDGPGQGHFYVDFQTGKLVKSKSAYEHPQPHACFIQSVGDDLVNEGGIMDLWVREARLFKYGSGTGSNFSHVRAEGERLSGGGKSSGLMSFLKIGDRAAGAIKSGGTTRRAAKMVVVDVDHPDIEEYINWKVKEEQKVAALVTGSKICQKHLGAIMRACVNCEADNGDCFDPAKNPALKREIRAAKKMMVPENYIQRVIQFAKQGFTKIEFPTFNTDWDSEAYLTVAGQNSNNSVRVTDGFLNAVVDDSAWDLTARRSGDVLKTVKAKELWEQIGYAAWASADPGLQYHTTINDWHTCLADGEIRASNPCSEYMFLDDTACNLASLNLMQFRREDRSFDIDNYEHAVRLWTIVLEVSVLMAQFPSKEIAELSYKFRTLGLGYANIGGLLMTSGIPYDSDEGRALCGALTAVMTGVAYATSAEMAGELGAFPGYKKNASHMLRVMRNHRRAAYGEADGYEGLNTAPVALDHVSCPDQVIVERAKKAWDRALELGEKNGYRNAQSTVIAPTGTIGLVMDCDTTGIEPDFALVKFKKLAGGGYFKIINRAVPEALRKLGYTESEIGEIEAYAVGHGSIDQAPGVNPSALKTKGFTDESLTKLKDGMKSAFDIKFVFNRWTLGDEQMKALGVTDEQLEDPEFDLLTFLGYSKADIEAANTHVCGAMTLEGAPFLKEEHYPVFDCANPCGRIGKRFLSVESHIRMMAAAQPFISGAISKTINMPNDATVEDCKEAYMLSWKLALKANALYRDGSKLSQPLNAQLLADEDEDEDEALEALAAKPMAAKAEVVAERIVERIVERVVREQEKLPTRRKGYTQKAKIGGHTIFLRTGEYDDGRLGEIFLDMNKEGSALRAFINNFAISVSLGLQYGVPLEEYVDAFTFTKFEPAGMVQGNDAIKNATSILDYVFRELAVSYLGRHDLAHVPPEAFSGPVSAGAVKTMDKGSSGGVVSHGLVRGQTERFRLVAGNEPSGEITEAVKVELGTTIAAQTSAVATAFARGSEAAAAVEVTSAPAPQVKTAAQQIAQARMKGYEGESCSECGNFTMVRNGTCLKCDTCGSTSGCS from the coding sequence ATGCGGATCGAGCGGCGCTACACCAAGGAAGGTCAATCGCCTTACGCCAGCGTAGAATTCCGGAACGCTACCAGCGAAATCCGGAATCCTGATGGATCCATCGTGTTCCGTCTTGAGAACATTCAGGTCCCGACCCAGTTTTCACAGGTCGCGTCCGACATTCTGGCTCAGAAGTATTTCCGCAAGGCCGGCGTGCCCGCCAAGCTGAAGGCCGTAGAAGAAAACACCGTTCCGTCCTGGCTGTGGCGCCATGAGGCCGATGAGGCCGCACTGGCAGACCTGCCAGAGGACGAGCGCTACGGCTCTGAAATTGACGGCCGCCAGGTCTTTGATCGTCTAGCTGGCACCTGGACCTACTGGGGCTGGAAGGGCGGCTATTTCGACAAGGAATCCGACGCTCAGGCTTTCTACGACGAACTGCGTTACATGCTGGCGACCCAGAAGGTGGCGCCGAACTCTCCGCAGTGGTTCAACACCGGCCTGCATTGGGCCTACGGCATCGATGGCCCGGGCCAGGGTCACTTCTATGTCGACTTCCAGACCGGCAAGCTCGTCAAGTCCAAGAGCGCCTATGAGCATCCGCAGCCGCATGCCTGCTTCATCCAGTCCGTCGGCGACGACCTGGTGAACGAAGGCGGCATCATGGACCTTTGGGTCCGCGAAGCACGCCTGTTCAAATACGGCTCCGGCACCGGCTCCAACTTCTCCCATGTTCGCGCCGAAGGCGAGCGCCTGTCCGGTGGTGGAAAGTCCTCCGGCCTGATGAGCTTCCTGAAGATCGGCGACCGGGCAGCCGGCGCGATCAAGTCCGGCGGCACCACCCGCCGCGCGGCCAAGATGGTCGTTGTCGATGTCGACCATCCGGATATCGAGGAATACATCAACTGGAAGGTCAAGGAAGAGCAGAAGGTGGCCGCGCTCGTCACCGGCTCCAAGATCTGCCAGAAGCACCTCGGCGCAATCATGCGCGCCTGCGTCAACTGCGAGGCGGACAACGGCGACTGCTTCGATCCGGCCAAGAACCCGGCCCTGAAGCGTGAAATCCGTGCTGCCAAGAAGATGATGGTGCCGGAAAACTACATCCAGCGCGTCATCCAGTTTGCAAAGCAGGGCTTCACCAAGATCGAATTCCCGACGTTCAACACGGACTGGGATTCCGAAGCCTATCTGACGGTTGCCGGACAGAACTCCAACAACTCTGTGCGTGTGACCGACGGCTTCCTGAACGCCGTTGTTGACGACAGCGCCTGGGACCTGACCGCCCGCCGCTCCGGTGACGTTCTGAAGACCGTCAAGGCCAAGGAACTTTGGGAACAGATCGGCTATGCCGCCTGGGCTTCCGCTGATCCGGGCCTGCAGTACCACACCACGATCAACGACTGGCACACCTGCCTTGCCGATGGCGAAATCCGTGCATCCAACCCATGCTCGGAATACATGTTCCTGGACGACACGGCCTGTAACCTGGCGTCCCTGAACCTGATGCAGTTCCGCCGGGAAGACCGGTCCTTCGACATCGACAACTACGAACATGCCGTCCGCCTGTGGACCATCGTTCTGGAAGTCTCGGTGCTGATGGCTCAGTTCCCGTCCAAGGAAATTGCAGAACTGTCCTACAAGTTCCGCACCCTCGGTCTCGGCTATGCCAACATCGGCGGCCTGCTGATGACCTCCGGCATTCCGTACGACAGCGACGAAGGCCGTGCACTTTGCGGCGCCCTCACCGCGGTCATGACCGGTGTTGCCTATGCCACTTCCGCTGAAATGGCTGGCGAACTCGGCGCCTTCCCGGGCTACAAGAAAAACGCAAGCCACATGCTGCGTGTCATGCGCAACCACCGCCGCGCCGCATACGGCGAAGCGGACGGCTACGAAGGCCTCAACACGGCTCCGGTTGCTCTTGACCATGTTTCCTGCCCGGATCAGGTGATCGTCGAGCGGGCCAAGAAGGCCTGGGATCGTGCCCTTGAGCTTGGCGAGAAGAACGGCTACCGCAACGCCCAGTCCACCGTTATTGCCCCGACCGGAACCATCGGTCTGGTCATGGACTGCGACACCACCGGTATCGAGCCTGACTTTGCGCTGGTGAAGTTCAAGAAGCTGGCCGGCGGCGGCTACTTCAAGATCATCAACCGCGCTGTTCCTGAAGCCCTGCGCAAGCTCGGTTACACTGAAAGCGAGATTGGCGAGATCGAAGCCTACGCCGTTGGCCATGGCTCCATTGATCAAGCACCGGGCGTCAACCCGTCCGCGCTGAAGACCAAGGGCTTCACCGACGAGAGCCTGACCAAGCTGAAGGACGGCATGAAGTCGGCCTTTGACATCAAGTTCGTCTTCAACCGCTGGACCCTCGGCGACGAACAGATGAAGGCCCTCGGCGTTACCGACGAGCAGCTGGAAGATCCAGAATTCGATCTCCTGACCTTCCTCGGCTACTCCAAGGCTGACATCGAAGCCGCCAACACCCACGTGTGTGGTGCGATGACCCTGGAAGGTGCACCCTTCCTGAAGGAAGAGCATTATCCGGTCTTCGACTGCGCCAACCCGTGCGGCCGTATCGGCAAACGCTTCCTGTCGGTGGAAAGCCACATCCGCATGATGGCAGCGGCCCAGCCGTTCATCTCCGGCGCGATCTCCAAGACGATCAACATGCCGAACGATGCGACGGTGGAGGACTGCAAGGAAGCCTACATGCTGTCCTGGAAACTCGCGCTCAAGGCGAATGCCCTTTACCGCGACGGTTCCAAACTGTCCCAGCCGCTCAACGCCCAGCTACTGGCCGATGAGGACGAAGACGAGGACGAGGCCCTCGAGGCTCTGGCCGCCAAGCCGATGGCCGCAAAGGCCGAAGTGGTTGCCGAACGCATCGTCGAGCGGATCGTCGAACGCGTTGTCCGCGAACAGGAAAAACTGCCGACCCGCCGCAAGGGCTACACCCAGAAGGCAAAGATCGGTGGTCACACCATCTTCCTGCGCACCGGCGAATATGACGATGGCCGCCTTGGCGAAATCTTCCTCGACATGAACAAGGAAGGGTCTGCGCTCCGGGCATTCATCAACAACTTCGCGATCTCGGTTTCGCTTGGTCTGCAATACGGTGTGCCGCTCGAGGAATATGTCGACGCGTTCACCTTCACCAAGTTCGAACCGGCCGGCATGGTCCAGGGCAACGATGCGATCAAGAACGCCACTTCGATCCTCGACTACGTGTTCCGCGAACTGGCAGTATCCTATCTCGGTCGTCACGACCTTGCCCACGTTCCGCCGGAAGCCTTCAGCGGCCCGGTCAGCGCTGGCGCGGTCAAGACCATGGACAAGGGCAGCTCCGGCGGTGTGGTTTCCCACGGCCTCGTCCGCGGCCAAACAGAGCGTTTCCGTCTCGTCGCCGGCAACGAGCCTTCAGGCGAGATCACCGAAGCGGTGAAAGTGGAACTGGGCACAACAATCGCCGCCCAGACCTCCGCCGTCGCAACGGCTTTCGCCCGCGGCTCGGAAGCAGCTGCCGCTGTCGAAGTGACCTCGGCCCCTGCCCCACAGGTGAAAACCGCGGCCCAGCAGATCGCTCAGGCCCGAATGAAGGGTTACGAAGGCGAGAGCTGCTCGGAATGCGGCAACTTCACCATGGTGCGCAACGGCACCTGCCTGAAGTGCGACACCTGCGGCTCCACCAGCGGCTGCAGCTGA